The window gaagatgctatgggagacagtgtccaaagccTCACTAAAGATAAACAATGtttgctgctctcccctcatccaccaagcccaTCATCTCATTGCTGAAggttatcagattggttaagcatgatttttccccttcacaaatccatgctgactatttctggtcaccttcttgtcctttatGTATCTGGAAATAGTTTCCAGGAGGatcagttgctccatcaccttcccagcgaTTGAGGTGAGtctgactggtctgtagtttgctggatcctccttcttgcccttgtTGAGGATAGGGGGTATCTTGAAgataccagtaaagactgagatgAAGAAGGTATtgagtacctctgccttttccatgtcctttgtcaccaggaaccctaccccattcagcagcagataCATGTTTTCCCTAGCCTTCTGTTTGCCGTTTATGTATTTACAGAAGCCTTTCCTgtttgttgcccttcatgtcccttgCCTGTatcaactccagatgggctttagctttcctaaccccatgCATGTCCCCTACATGCTCAGAtggtgtctctgtattcctcctgggtcgcctgtccctgcttccacctcttttaTGCTTCCTTTCTATGCTTCTGTTTAGTCAGGAGCGCCTTGTTCAtccctgcaggcctcctgctgccgtTGCTTGATTTTCTGCTTGTTGAGATGgaccgttcttgagcttggaagaggtgatccttgaaaatcagccagctctcttggacccgtCTTCCCTCCAGACTGTGttcatgggattcttccaagcagattccTGAGCAGACTAAAGTCTGCTGTCCTGCTCACATCTTCTGGTTTGCAGAAACAAGCAGGGCCCAGAGTTgctgattattttcatttttccttcagaTAACTACACAGCAAAGGAAAGCTGAAGGATTCAGTACAAACTATTGAAATTTTTTGTTCTTGTGCTTGCTTGCTGAATTTGGGCAAAGAATTAGAGCTCCCCGTAGTCTTGACTGTAGTTACTTGCAAGCTACCTGGATAGGAAGTTTAAGTGGAAGTTTTCTACAGACATTTGGTGTTAGTATTCATTTCCCAAGTCAAATTTAAAAGcagtttcaaaatgaaatttactAGACTTTTAATTGCTATCCCTATGCTATAACTAGTAAGGCTCTCAAAGGAAGTTCATAGCCAAGGGTGACTCAATATGTATGCTGTTTCCAGGACCAAATTCGTGGGGTATTTCACCTTTTATGCTACAGGTGTCTGTTGTTGAATATTGAAATGCCTTTCTTAGGTTGTATAGTGATCTAACTGCTGGAGAACTGGTTAATTACCTGTTGTGAtcttttgcaaagttttttttgaAAGCAGCTTACTCTTTGTTTTTTCATCTCCCATTAGCACATGTTTCCTGATGGGGCCCCTGAAGCAATTGAAGGCAATGTTTGAGCCAACGAGGTTGATAGCTACAGTTGTGATGCTGGTAAACTATATTTTACTACCTTTTCTCTACTTCCTCTCGTTGAAAAGTTTTTCATTTAGTTTCAAAGCTAAATTTGATGCTTTACTAAAGGGACAATATTTCTCAATCCATATCTTGTTTATACGGAATGATGATAATCAAGCTGATAGCTGCGTATATCATTAAGATTACCTAATTCCTTCCTGTGAGCCTGTGTTTTTTGTTGGTTATGCTTTTGTTAACCTAATCATTTGGAGTAAAATACTCCATACTAAATATTTCTTACTAAATGTTAATATTAGgttgattatttttaaacttgttttctaAAACTACTTTTTCAAGAACAGGGCTACAGGAAGACTTTTCATTTCTTGTCAAAAGGTTGTGGTGACCAAGTTTAACTTGACAGTTGTTTGTCAGTTACAGCTCTGTCTGTATAGCTTAGTGGTTCAGTACTTTCAAAGCAATGGGAAAAATTGTTTCTCTCCCCAGAGTCCAGGAAACCACCTGTTCAACTTCATACTTCTCCATTGTCAGGTCCTTGGCTCCTTTACTTCTAAGACCATCGTTTCCTCTGccagagggaaggaaaaactgTCTCCCCCTCCTTCTCACAATCCCTATCCAAAACCTCTCTAGTTAAAAACCGTGTTTCTGCCTCTGTTGCTTTCTCTATTTTgtactacttttctttcttgttccttcTGATTTCTCTCAacttttatttttgaagtttaGTTGACTGTTTTGTTCTCCCTATCATATAGCTTCCTTTTCTAATTGATTGCAGCTAGTGTGGATAAGAAACCCTTCATGAActgtttctggactgctgctatATGGGTTGtatattctcttctcacaaaCCCACgtgaaaaaaaacatgacagtCTTCTCGTTTGAGAAGCTCATGTTTTCCCACTTCCTTTGGAGAGGTGACTTGATCCTTGCTGGGACTCTGAACTTTGTTAAAATGTAACTTTTTGCTGTCAGTGGCAAATTTGACTAAGTTGGAAGTCCTAGGAAAGTTAAGTTTCATACATCTGCAGTAAAAAGAATATCTCCTATTCTCTAGAAACTGCATTTGCTGAGCAAAAACAGCACTTTACAGCTCTCTGGCCTTTTGCTGGTCAAGCTGAGGGCCAAAACCAGACACTAAAACAGCCAGCACAGGAACTATTTCCTGTGTTATCCTGCAGCCATCATccactgtgcacagagagggtaaCACAGAAAATAGCCTGCTTTAGTTATGGAATCAAGACACCTCAAGGAGATAAGGCAGTTAGGAGAATAGCGTAGGAAAAAATGTCACGGACTAATCCACTTACTTGTGCAAAGAAGGTGCCAACAAGGTTGGGAAAAGAAGGGATAAAAGGTTTCCTCTACCAGGGAACAAGAATGTTGGATGCAAGCTAAAAATGTTTAGatggaaaagttcagtgatgtagaaaagaactggaaaactTATAAACCAAACTTTTGGTGAATTTGACTGTTTTCTCCCCCACCCCATCAGAAAACTGATCCAGGCTCTCTAGTGCAGGTTGACAAGAGCAAAGGTTCTTTGGTGGCTGAGAAGATTTTGGAATCCTGCTCTCTGAGTTGCCTAGCAGAAAGCTAGAATTGCAGGCAACTCAGGAGCTGCAAATATGTTTGGAAAAATTCATAGTAGTCTGttattttggggttgtttttaataaaacaccaaaatttccttttcagtgaaaataaaaaaattgaggGCTTCATTCTGTTTTGCTAGCTGTAATGACAAATGGTGGGAGCCAGGCGAGATTTAGTGAAAAAAGAAGTTACAAGTGATGGTTAAGCTTGTACCAATGTTGTGATTAATTTGGCACAGTAAACCATATCAGGGTAATGTTCCATcagatatgcaaaaaaaaaaaaaaaaatacatttgtgaaTCTTACACAGGGGAgcttacatttctagcaaaagtCTTCATTGCTTATTCTGTAAGGAAACTCCAGTTTTCAGGTGCTTGTGCTGTATTTTAGTAGGAGTCTACTATAAGGGTAGGatgaataggattttttttttaatcctaagaGATTGTATTTGCAATTTTAAGTACAGACTGCCAGCTGATAGGAAGTAAAAAAGAGCTGTATAAATAGCTTGAATAAAGCTTCATGTGAGCTTTTTCATTGTGTATAAGACAGCTGCTCCCTAGTGggctttttttcattattattggaagattaaaaaaacactGGCAGAAGCAGGGCCTGTGTCTGCTAAATACAGTAATTATGAATGGATGTTTTTAATAATAGATTGTTCATTACAGTGCAAATAACTATCTTGTCAGATGCTGGTGTTATGAATACTAGATTCAAAATGATACTGTCTACTGAATGGTGTGCTAAACAAGCAGTTCCTAGACTATCTAGTTGCATTAATGCAAACATTATCATCTTGGCCAACCTCTCAATAGATAGAACATAGAACTGTACTGATATGATTATACTGCTTCTGGTTCCTGAAGTCAGTTCCTGCTTCCCCTTTCTTCTAAACACTTGTCCCAGCCCTTCTGGCCATGGAACACATCCTTTGTGCTTTGGAAAAcgctgttcaacttcttcatcagtgacctagatggagggacagagtgcaccctcagcaagtttgctgatgatacaaaactgggaggagtggctgagacaccacagggctgtgctgccagtcagagggacctcaacaggctggagaggtgggcagagaggaacctcttgaagttcaacaaagggaagtgcagggtcctgcacctggggaggaataaccccatgcagcagtagaggttgggggctgacctgctggaaagcagctctgcggagaaggacctgggggtcctggtgaacaagtTGACtgtgaaccagcaatgtgcccttgtagcagagaaggccaatggtatcctggggtgcattaggaagagcattgccagcaggtcgagggaggtgattcttcccttctactcagccctggtgaggccacatctggagcactgtgtctggttctgggctccccagtacaagagaggcatggagctactggaacaagtccagcaaagggctgctaagatgatgaagggactgaagcatctctctcatgaggaaagactgtgagagctgggcctgttcagcctggataagagaagactgaggggggattttATAAACATGTATAAGTATCTggagggaggatgtaaagagggtggggccagactcttctcagtggtgcccggggataggacaagaggcaacaagtacaaactgaaacacaggaagttctgtctgaacatgaggaaaaacttctttactgtgagggtgactgagcactggaacaggttgcccagagaggttgtggagtctccttccttggaggtgttcaaaaGCTGtttggacacagtcctgggcaacatgctctaggtgaccctgcttgagcaggggggttgatgatctccagaggtcccttctaacctcaaccattctgtgattgttttACACAAAATTCAAAATATAGTCACTATGTGTCTACTTGTTTCATGAGTTCTTGAAAATGCTGATTACCCAATGAAATCATGAAAGTGGTGCTATAGTTGCTTTGTTGTATATGTGaatattcattctttctttttttcctctctctcttcccatCTCCCCCCAGCTTTCTCTAATATTGACGCTGTGTGCTGTATTCTGGGTAAGTGAGAATGTTTTATTCCTCTAAAGGGCGTTGTTGCTCAGCTAGCTTATTGATTGTATTAAAATTCAGTTCAATTGTAAAGGAGAGATGAGCTGCTGAGTATTGTAGTGCGTGGTATTTGTGTTTTCCCCTGCAGTTGAATTTGGGTGGAGCGATGTAGCCAGCACACTCAAAGCAAATATACTCTTCCACTGGCATGTGATGCAGATGAGAATGCAAAACCTAGAACATCAGTTCTCAGTCTGCAGACCCCTTGAGTAAGAGCTAAGAAAAGcaagttaaaatatatttttatcttaAAGTGATTTGTACTTCTCTTAGAAAATGTGTAGTGGTCTTTCAAAACCACAGATATAGAACATTAAACAGATAAGACGAAGAGAGTTGGAACTTCAGGTATCTTCAGGCATTACAGTCGTTTTGATAATTCAGGTATCAATATGTATTACACAGAAGTAAATATGTAACTGAAGTGAACTTCTATTTTGATTTGCAGAAGTAGCATTATGAATGACAGTGGAAATGTTAGTATTGATGCGTTAAACACTTAAAACTAGAGAAGACTTTCATAGTCGTGCTAATGGGATGacagataaaatgaaatgaatcaaTTGTAAGAATGGGAAGGGGTGAATAATTAAGACAAGGGGCACCATCAATTAACTGAACTTTTGGCTCAACAGGCTGTTTTACTTGTTTATAGACTGATGCAAAATTAACTAACTTgccatgtttgttttgttttgacttagTGGGGTAAAAAAGGTTTGGCACTGTTATTCTGCATATTGCAGTTCTTGGCAATGACCTGGTAAGATActtaaaattcattttcacttcttCTCCCTACCCCTGTACACATATGAtcatatacctatatatatacacacattttgcATAATGTAACTGTGCTCAGATGCTAGCCTGAAATCACACATTCTTTTTAGCTAGGTTATATAACTTCAGCAAAATCTATATGCAGTTATCTTGCAAAACAGTAATTTTAGGTATATTCTGAAATGTATTATTCTTTGAACTCTTTTAGGCCTTCTGTTTAGATTATGTATGCAAAACCACAAATTCTTGTGCTTTATACTCTGTTAGGAAAGTAACACCATGAGGTATATATTCATATGCCCTGCTTTTGATTACTTCCCTCTTTTTTGAGTTTTAACTAAACCTTCATTTTTGAAGTGGAAGAAACTAAATCCTGTTTCATAGGGGCTCTTCCTCTACCAACCCCTCAAGAATATTCAGCAGCACTGGGGAAGGGGCAGGTGGGCGTGAGGGGGATATATTAGTGCAATAGGTACTATGAGTATCTAGATACACCCAAGGGATACACCTGGGAGTTTGTGGTCATAGTTAGGTGAATGCTTACAACCCTGGTTGCAGTTTTAAAAGTTACTGCCTTTTCCATAGAGATAAAACTGAGTTTACTCAGTGTCCTTGGCCCAGGTGAGTTACTTGGTACTAACTCTTAACTCGATCCACTGTCATCACTGTTCTTGTTCCAACTTGTCCTGAATGCAGGAACCACACTGCACTTGGATCTGAGGACAAATAACCATTTATTCAGGATAGGGATTGTTTGGCATTGTGCTAGACCCGGGTAAATGCTTGATACTAGATAGAGGGAGGACCACTAGCTAAAACCATGTTCTACGTGTTTACACTCAGCAGTTCCATGTTTATTAACTGTCCTATAGCCTGAGCACAAGAGGCATGAGAATAAAACATAGCCTTTAGTTTTGTGAGAAGCAAGTTTCAGATGATGGAATGTCAGCTGATAAGTGACACAGTTATGGCATAGATAAATAATATAATTAGATGTGTATTTACATAACTAGATATACTGTCTTCTAAATTAGAAAAGGTTGTCTCTATTGTCTTTGAAGGATGGTTTTCCCAGAAATTTCCATCCCTTTTGAATCTGTTAGTGATAGTAAATCTCACTTGTTTTTAAGCTGAACTTACGAGCAATGAAGTTATGAATTacattaagaaacaaacaaacaaaaaaaaccccaaggaaaCTGCAAATCAGGAAACCCTTAGCAGTACATTTAGTTTTtatcaagtcttttttttctttcttttttcaagtaAGCATTAAATTGAATAAGTAATCTTGTTTGATGTTTTCTTAGAACAGATTGCTTTTCTTAATGCTGGGCTAAAGTGAAATAATTGGGCTCTAGGAAAGACATGAAAACTCTTCCATATAtatgttttgctctttttcaggTATAGTCTGTCATATATTCCTTTTGCAAGGTGAGTCTGTGTAATTACCTCCATATTAACAAAAGTCAGCTATCTTTATGTTATGAAGGGGAACTAGTCCCTAAATTCAGTATGTGCAAAAAACGTAACCTCCttctcttcattttaatttttagaaaatggCATAGTTGAACTCAAAGTAATACTTAATTTAGATTTTAAATACAAAGTGCAAGGTAGTTCTCCTCACTAAAGCTCTAATTTCTTTCtagttttcttcactgaaaataaatattgtttaattctccagtgattttaaaaatttattgATGTAGTAGTCATTTTTACAGTACTTAAAGATAACTTAAACAGGTCTGAGATCTGCTTAATTAGAAGCAGGCAAAAAAGGATAGTTTCAGCTGCTAAGTCTGCTTCTGAATTCCTCTCACTTGTAGGAGAGACAAAAGCAATGCtttgtgttcattttctttttggcatgctttcctttttctttttactattgtgcacaaaatgggaaagaaaactaGTGAAACCACATGCAAGTAAACAAGCTtaagaatgtatttttctctAATGTTTCAAGTTTATGTAATTTGGTCTTTCCAACAGTGCATTCTTAAATGTCAGAATAAAGTGTTTCTAATATATATCCTATTTAATGAGGTTTTCCCTGgtgaaagggaaaatgaatgCAAAGTATTTTCTGTCTGTCCTTTCATCTCATGTCTTTCTGTTGTGTTTCTGTAACCGTACAGAAAAATGTTTGTagtacagacttttttttatagCTTCAGACTGGGCATAGGAAGAATTAAATCATAATTTAAGGTAGTTGATATTTTCAAGATAGTTACAAGCAATTAAATACTTTCTAGGAAATGATACTTCAAATTGTCATCTTACTATTGCTGACATATGAAGCTTTCCCAGTCAGATTTAGTATTTTGAATTTTATAGTTATTGTGGCCATGTGTGCAACATTCTCAGTAGTGTcagatttttcttaaatatatactGTTCTGTGCAGAAAACAAATGGAGTTAATGGTCAGTGGCCTTTTCCTCCTTACCCTCAGTTCTGATCAGAAAAACATTAGGTTATATGCATCACTtcagttctttgttttttatttgtcttaTTTTATGGGCCAAAGGACTGTATTTTCCACAGACTGCTTTAAGTAGTGCAATAATTGCCTAGTAATTTCTTTAGGGATTATTGAATTACTTGCTGATGTGGAATGCCATCATAAATTTCTTCTGTATGCTGCTTTTCTTAACAGAAATAGTTATCTAAACTATATTAGGTGTCAGAGAACAGTATTAGATGGCTTGTTTAAAGTATCCATATATCTTGATTTACAACAAAATTATAATTACTTGTTTTAACCGTGTTAATGTTTTACTCTGAGCACTGGTTTGGTTgttagtggtttttttgtttgttttgaattaatgGTGACTCTCCTGCCTGCATAGCCAAAAAACTCTCCTAAGCAATCAtaatagcattttctttctttttcaagttGGCTAacaattgaaaaacaaaaattctgcTCATTAATAACTATATctttgcaaaaatgaaaaataaaggagaCTAAAGCGAGTAATCCAAATAGAATGGTCAGAAAAAAAGAGTTTACAAATTATTGGTTAAGAAAAAAGACCCCTTTAGATCTCTCAAACCTTAAGGCTGAGCCTGCTCTTCATCCTGCACTGTTAGTATGCACTTCAAACCCTTGAACCTGTGCTTTTTTCAATGTGTATGTCTGTAACTCTGATGTGGCTTGGACTCAAAACACCTGTGCTATGCTGTTTGTCTGGATTGTGGCACGCTCCGCAGCCTGCCCGGACTGGCCAGCCTTTGTGCAATAGAGCTTTGACCTATGCCAAGGCACCAGGCGTGCTCCAGAACCGTATTTAACACTGTCTGCATTTTAGCGTGTGCTTGAATGTAAACAGTGCAGAAGACTTGGAATCAGTATTGGCAGATCTGAGCTTTCAGAATGGGCTCCAGCCTTTGCGTTAACTCATAGTATTGTGACTGTTGAGATCCTACACTTGATAAACCATTGAAtgatttttgtctttaatttcCATAATATTTGTAATTTTGAAATACAGTATAAAGAATATTAGTATAAAGAATATtagaatatgtatatatgtaatagCTGATGTgtgtaaataaaaatacaaataactgacttttttttctttttaaagggatGCTGTGATTAAATGCTTCTCATCCTGTCTAGAGTAAATTAAAAACAGGAACCACTGTACACTTTAAAAGCCAACTTCTATTCTTCTGTGAATTTTGCTCAGAAAACTATACATTTATACTCTTGAAATACCTAGTGACAATTTAGCATTGTCCCTGCCTTTTGCAGTTGGGGGATTAAATCATTTTTACTAgtaacagttttaaaaataaattggcaAAACTGTGTTTCTTTACACTGGaacttttagctttttttaaccaaaaagtaCATCTAAATACTTTTTGAAAAGTAGtcttaaaagtatttaaaactgTGTCCAGTAACACAGTTTAATCCTCAGTGTAGGCAAGCCACTAGAGTCTGGGTAGCATGCACAAAGATTTCATTTACAATTTTGTCTAAAACTTGCAATGTACCATTTATGTTTGCATGTTATTCATTGTAAGCTTTTCCAAAGACAGAGTTTTATAAACATTGTAAAGATTTGATAAGTTATAACTCTGGGCTGCTTTGAAATGTCTATACATGTGCTTTATGGAAGAAGTTTAGTGAGAACATGTTAAAGAGCTGTTAAAAACTTGCTGGATTTTATTAAAAAGctatattttaaacaattttttttactttcagaCTTAAATACTTTTTACTAAAATAAGTGGATAATGTATAAATGAATGATTtgtgaaataaatgaattttaaaggtgtctcattttttttaatttgggaacCAGAGCTAACTATATAGAGGCTGCAAGTTTCTGCATTACATTTGACTAagtatgaaaataattaaaatatggaTATGTATATGACTATATCCCAATTTGGTTTTTAGAGTTGCGGAAGTGACTTTAGACCTTCTTTGTATTAGTATTTAGAAAAATTGCTTATACTGAGTTCATGTGAATAAACTGATTACATATCAAAGCAAAATATTCTAATGCTTTGTCTAGCTTCAGTGAGAtgttctcatttttcattttttgcaaCTAAGAGCTATTAAATTATTCAGAAGCAAAGTTAAATCCTTACTGTTTGATGGCTAATGTTATGTTACAGGAAACTTTTTAGCCCATGATGAAAACATTTTACCTGTGTTCTAAATCACAGTTGTTTTAAtgccttccccctccacccccacacatgcacaaaaaatcCTCAAATAGAAGAGGGAATAAATTTGAAAAGATGTGAGCcctttgggaaagaaaaacccTGTGTTTTAGTATTCAGGATTCAGGCTGAAGTGATGAATTTCAGTGAGTTTCTGTTAAATCTCAGGGTATGTTGCACAAAATAGCAACATCTTTGGGGGAAGCTGCTTAACAGATGACTGAGATTTCTGCAGTGAAGGTGTTGCTTGATTAGCAGTTTAGCTGACTAGTAAAGTGCCAGTGAGGCAGCCTTTCTCCTAGTGATGCAGCTATTAGGTAGTCCCCAATGCTGCAGAAGGTTCTTGGGCTTGTTCGTACTGCTGGGTGTTACCATAGCCAGAAACCATAGCCTTCCCTGCTCTGCCCATTACATCCCtccatcaatggtgaggaccttTAGTAATTTGGAAGTTTCTTTTAGTTTGCATTGAAGATGAACCAGTATGTGCCTCAACAGTGATAGATACAGTCATGAAAATGGCTCTTGCCCCTTCCCTGGTTGCTGTTTCCCATTGGGTCACTGGCCATAACGGGCATTCAGGAGATCCCATCCCACTAGCGGGCATGACAGGCCTGGGCAGTTGCTTGCCTCAGAATTTTTCTCACCTATCAACTACTCCTTCTGGTACTGATCATCTTCACTGTAGTCTTAAATTAGAACTACATtagtcattttttatttatgcAGTATGGCAAATAACAAAGTTTACACTCTGCTATTTGATCACCAAAATAGAATGGTTCAAGAACTAAAGTCTAAAAAAATGCATATACTGGTATGCTTTTATATGCATTTTATCAGTCCACATTACAGCATGTTTTGCTGTTTATTATTCTCTCTGGAATATTTACGATTCACTTCCTTCATCTGCATCCTAAGCACATGTTCTCTGTTCATTCATCAATGTCTTGTGTTTCTTCACATCATATGTTTGTTTCTGCTTGCGTATTTCAAAATTTCCAAGTTGATGTCTCCTCATTGTGTGATACCCTCTTATAACATTGATGACTTGTGGAGATCCTTCATAGCCCTGTGGATTGCATATATCTTATGCATCCATTGATATGTTTCTACTACCGTAAttaaagtaatattttgaaatctgTAGAAGTGGAATGTCATGACTTTTGGACTGCATTTTTGAGTGATAGCAATCTTTGCTTATTTATTACCACTTTGTGAACCATCTCCATACCTTTATGCTGCCAGTGCAGGTAGGAAATGACTACCTTCCTTCAGTAAACAGAGCTGTTGAGTGATTTGATTTGCCCTTGAAGGAAGGAATTGAGGCTAGAAAGAAGAACCCCGGGCTAGGTTGTTCCTTATCAAGTCTGGCTCCTCTTGTCCTCTTCATGGTTTGTGTGGTTCGTGTA is drawn from Apteryx mantelli isolate bAptMan1 chromosome 3, bAptMan1.hap1, whole genome shotgun sequence and contains these coding sequences:
- the SFT2D1 gene encoding vesicle transport protein SFT2A, with amino-acid sequence MEKLRRVLSGQDDEEQGLTVQVLDASTLSFGTRVKWFAICFIAGIACSILGTALLWLPKGIKLFAVFYTLGNIAALASTCFLMGPLKQLKAMFEPTRLIATVVMLLSLILTLCAVFWWGKKGLALLFCILQFLAMTWYSLSYIPFARDAVIKCFSSCLE